In one window of Danaus plexippus chromosome 7, MEX_DaPlex, whole genome shotgun sequence DNA:
- the LOC116770714 gene encoding ELAV-like protein 1 isoform X1, whose amino-acid sequence MIKNDMNMENGGGDANSNVSPTKLMVNYIPELMTRDMMYALFSAMGKIESCKLIANRGYGFVEYEKHEDAEKARAAFNGLLMQGKTLKVSFALLNPENKVSHKPDTESNLYISNLPPDMTLERLNMLFGQFGNITNSRVSQGIGFVCYETRQQAEDAITHMNGQSPIPGAGAIVVKFANKPSANKNAPRPIQRVGVSAAPLAYNGAAAVFNGSTPAFNGTNLSAFGARPATAFAPGFPQASPPPLLPSPGKALPFINKGQQRFNPMAATNHSPLPLLGAPASPVPLLGAPAAPQTTVYVYNVGEDTEELALWQLFGPYGAIDSIKVIKDPETKKNKGFAFVNMREYDEAAMAIQALNGYTLNGQVLSVSFKTQKRSN is encoded by the coding sequence ATGATAAAAAACGATATGAACATGGAGAATGGCGGCGGCGACGCTAATTCCAATGTGTCACCCACCAAACTTATGGTAAACTATATTCCAGAATTGATGACGCGAGATATGATGTATGCCCTCTTCTCCGCCATGGGTAAAATAGAAAGCTGTAAATTAATAGCAAATAGAGGATACGGATTCGTAGAGTACGAGAAACACGAGGACGCCGAGAAGGCGCGAGCCGCATTCAACGGCCTGTTGATGCAGGGCAAGACATTAAAGGTGTCCTTCGCGCTTCTGAACCCCGAGAACAAGGTCAGCCACAAACCGGACACAGAGTCGaatctttatataagtaatcTACCTCCAGACATGACACTAGAGCGGTTAAACATGTTATTCGGTCAGTTCGGAAACATAACTAACAGTCGGGTGTCACAAGGTATCGGATTCGTGTGCTACGAGACGCGGCAGCAGGCTGAGGACGCGATAACGCACATGAACGGTCAGTCACCGATTCCTGGCGCGGGCGCCATCGTGGTGAAGTTCGCCAACAAACCCAGCGCCAACAAGAACGCCCCGCGGCCCATTCAGAGGGTTGGCGTGAGCGCGGCGCCGCTGGCCTACAACGGGGCGGCGGCCGTGTTCAACGGTTCCACGCCGGCCTTCAACGGCACCAACCTGAGCGCGTTCGGAGCGCGGCCCGCCACCGCGTTCGCACCCGGCTTCCCGCAGGCGTCGCCGCCGCCTCTGCTGCCGTCCCCGGGTAAGGCACTGCCCTTCATCAACAAGGGCCAGCAGCGCTTCAACCCCATGGCTGCCACTAACCACAGTCCGTTACCGTTGTTAGGCGCCCCGGCCAGTCCGGTGCCGCTGCTGGGCGCCCCGGCCGCCCCTCAGACCACGGTGTACGTTTACAACGTGGGCGAGGATACCGAGGAACTGGCGCTCTGGCAACTGTTCGGTCCCTACGGTGCCATAGACTCCATTAAAGTGATCAAGGATCCCGAGACGAAGAAAAATAAGGGGTTCGCGTTCGTTAACATGCGGGAGTACGACGAGGCCGCTATGGCCATCCAAGCTCTGAACGGATACACGCTCAACGGCCAGGTCCTCTCGGTTAGCTTTAAGACTCAGAAGAGAAGTAATTAG
- the LOC116770497 gene encoding 1-phosphatidylinositol 4,5-bisphosphate phosphodiesterase isoform X2: MTKKFEFNWQIPVPEPLLQGATFDRWTEEKDNTELEQNCLFKVDEYGFFIYWKSEGKDGDVIELCQVSDVRSGGVPKDVKLNNNLEKKHGNNLEEKSLTICSGTDYININYQHIVCPDANTATVWKEGLRAITHNNKINNICPRTSLMKHWMRLSFLTDPKGKVPVKVVARTFASGKTEKLVYQCLSELGLPSGKNEAMEKEAFTFDKFYALYHKICPRNDIEELFRSITQGKSERINLEQFVNFLNEKQRDPRLNEILYPLYDDKRALEIITDYEQNDEAKSDKCLTKDGLIRYLMSDENAPVFLDRLDFYMEMDQPLSHYYINSSHNTYLSGRQFGGKSSVEMYRQVLLAGCRCVELDCWDGKGEDEEPIITHGMAMCTDILFKDVIYALRDTAFVTSDYPIILSFENHCCKAQQYKLAKYCDEILGDLLLKEPLPDYPLEPGQPLPPPSMLKRKIMIKNKRLKAEVEKQELELFRQGQFVIEDEVKEDASAPMPEKKPEEIVAEAAAAGDDAPPPVQYTGSTTNVHPWLSSMVNYAQPIKFISFEEAEKRNIHHNMSSFAETTGMNYLKSQAIDFVNYNKRQMSRIYPKGTRADSSNYMPQVFWNAGCQMVSLNFQTSDLPMQLNQGKFEYNGNCGYLLKPDFMRRADRSFDPFADAPVDGVIAAQCAVQVIAGQFLSDKKVGTYVEVDMYGLPTDTIRKEFRTRMVPANGLNPVYNEEPFLFRKVVLPDLAVLRFGVYDENGKLLGQRILPLDGLQAGYRHISLRTEANFPMSLPMLFCNIELKIYVPDGFEDFMAALSDPRAFMGAAAQRTDNMKQMGIEESGPEKKPAQEEKKEEPLVFEPITVETLRQEKGFIKTGRKQQKDLEAMKKRHSKEKMALQKQQCAALEKLIKGKNREQLSSDATFRTAVGEQAGVWGELVRRQRAERSAAATVRLQEQRELLKRIAEQAQQAQIKQLEAKHERELKEMNTRQAKISVETSKEVANDKTLKTKQEKDRRLREKKQNNTKKFMDERKTQTIKQNREKDKLKASHDKQMEELNKDIDNLIEMYKMEATEFEMASKTEFFA, translated from the exons GATGGCGACGTCATTGAATTGTGTCAAGTTAGTGACGTCAGATCCGGGGGTGTGCCAAAG GATGtgaaattaaacaacaatttaGAAAAGAAGCACGGAAATAACTTAGAAGAGAAATCACTGACAATATGCAGCGGGACAgactatataaacataaactaTCAGCATATAGTATGCCCCGACGCCAACACTGCCAcg GTCTGGAAGGAGGGTCTGAGAGCCATCACCCATAACAACAAGATCAACAACATCTGCCCCCGAACCAGTCTCATGAAACA TTGGATGCGTTTGTCGTTCCTAACTGATCCAAAGGGCAAGGTTCCCGTTAAGGTGGTGGCGCGTACATTCGCGTCTGGTAAAACTGAAAAGTTGGTCTACCAATGCCTGTCCGAATTGGGCTTGCCGTCGGGCAAAAACGAGGCAATGGAAAAGGAAGCTTTCACTTTCGATAAATTTTACGCTCTATATCACAAGATCTGTCCGAGGAATGACATAGAAGAACTGTTTAGATCTAT tacTCAAGGTAAATCGGAACGAATCAATTTGGAGCAGTTCGTGAATTTCTTGAACGAGAAGCAACGCGACCCTCGTCTCAACGAAATCCTGTACCCGCTGTATGATGATAAGAGAGCCCTGGAAATCATCACCGATTATGAACAGAATGATGAAGCCAAGAgtgata AATGTCTCACCAAAGATGGTCTCATCCGCTACCTCATGTCCGATGAAAACGCTCCAGTGTTTCTGGATCGTTTAGACTTCTATATGGAGATGGATCAGCCTTTGTCTCATTACTATATCAACTCCTCACACAACACTTATTTATCTGGAAGACAGTTCGGAGGGAAAAGCTCCGTTGAGATGTATAGACAGGTCCTTCTAGCGGGATGCAG ATGCGTGGAATTGGATTGTTGGGACGGTAAAGGGGAAGACGAGGAACCCATTATAACTCACGGCATGGCTATGTGTACGGATATTTTGTTCAAAGACGTTATTTACGCGCTCCGCGACACGGCCTTCGTGACGTCAGACTATCCGATCATACTCTCCTTCGAAAACCACTGCTGCAAGGCCCAGCAGTACAAACTGGCGAAGTACTGCGACGAGATCCTCGGCGACCTCCTGCTCAAAGAACCTCTACCTGACTATCCG TTAGAGCCCGGCCAGCCTCTGCCTCCGCCGTCGATGTTAAAACGCAAGATCATGATAAAGAACAAACGTCTGAAAGCTGAAGTTGAGAAACAAGAACTGGAACTGTTCAGACAGGGACAGTTCGTTATTGAGGATGAGGTGAAGGAAGACGCCTCCGCGCCCATGCCCGAGAAAAAG CCTGAAGAGATAGTAGCGGAGGCTGCGGCGGCCGGGGACGACGCCCCTCCCCCGGTACAGTACACGGGCTCTACGACCAACGTACATCCCTGGCTGTCCTCGATGGTGAACTACGCCCAACCCATCAAGTTCATCAGCTTCGAGGAAGCCGAGA AACGCAACATCCATCACAACATGTCCTCATTCGCGGAGACCACAGGCATGAACTACCTCAAGTCCCAGGCCATAGACTTCGTGAACTACAACAAACGACAGATGTCCAGGATATATCCCAAGGGAACTAGGGCTGATTCCTCCAACTACATGCCTCAG GTGTTCTGGAACGCGGGCTGCCAGATGGTGTCCCTGAACTTCCAGACGTCCGACCTGCCGATGCAGCTCAACCAGGGCAAGTTCGAGTACAACGGAAACTGTGGATATCTCCTCAAACCTGACTTCATGAGACGCGCCGACAGGAGTTTCGATCCCTTCGCCGATGCGCCAGTAGATGGTGTCATTGCTGCACAGTGTGCTGTACAG GTAATAGCCGGACAGTTCTTGTCAGATAAGAAGGTCGGTACTTACGTGGAAGTGGACATGTACGGCCTCCCGACAGACACTATACGTAAAGAGTTCCGCACACGCATGGTCCCCGCCAACGGACTCAACCCGGTCTATAACGAGGAACCCTTCCTCTTCAGAAAG GTGGTACTTCCAGATCTTGCAGTACTACGTTTTGGCGTGTACGATGAGAACGGCAAACTGCTGGGTCAGAGGATCCTCCCGTTGGACGGCCTCCAGGCGGGCTACAGACACATCTCGCTGAGGACCGAAGCCAACTTCCCTATGTCACTGCCCATGCTGTTCTGTAACATAGAACTTAAAATCTACGTTCCTGACGGGTTCGAGG ATTTTATGGCGGCGCTGTCCGACCCTCGGGCGTTCATGGGGGCGGCGGCGCAGAGGACGGACAACATGAAGCAGATGGGCATCGAGGAGAGTGGACCGGAGAAGAAACCCGCGCAGGAGGAAAAGAAAGAAG AACCTCTGGTGTTCGAGCCGATCACAGTGGAAACCCTCCGCCAGGAGAAGGGCTTCATCAAAACCGGCCGCAAACAACAGAAAGACCTGGAGGCGATGAAGAAGAGACACTCCAAAGAAAAAATGGCGCTACAGAAACAACAGTGTGCCGCGTTAGAGAAACTCATCAAGGGCAAAAA TCGTGAACAGCTGAGCAGCGACGCAACGTTCCGCACAGCCGTGGGTGAACAGGCCGGGGTTTGGGGCGAGCTGGTGAGGAGGCAGCGGGCCGAGAGGAGCGCCGCAGCCACCGTCCGCCTCCAGGAACAGAGGGAGCTGCTCAAGAGGATCGCGGAACAGGCGCAGCAGGCACAGATCAAACAGCTTGAAGCCAAGCACGAGAG AGAACTGAAAGAAATGAACACTCGCCAGGCGAAGATCAGTGTGGAGACCAGCAAGGAAGTAGCCAACGACAAGACGCTGAAGACCAAACAGGAGAAAGACAGGAGACTGCGAGAGAAGAAACAGAACAACACTAAGAAGTTCATGGACGAACGGAAG acgcaaacaataaaacaaaaccgcGAAAAAGACAAGCTGAAGGCGTCCCACGACAAGCAAATGGAGGAACTCAACAAGGATATTGATAAC CTGATAGAAATGTACAAAATGGAGGCGACCGAGTTCGAGATGGCGAGTAAAACCGAATTCTTTGCATGA
- the LOC116770714 gene encoding ELAV-like protein 1 isoform X2, translating into MIKNDMNMENGGGDANSNVSPTKLMVNYIPELMTRDMMYALFSAMGKIESCKLIANRGYGFVEYEKHEDAEKARAAFNGLLMQGKTLKVSFALLNPENKVSHKPDTESNLYISNLPPDMTLERLNMLFGQFGNITNSRVSQGIGFVCYETRQQAEDAITHMNGQSPIPGAGAIVVKFANKPSANKNAPRPIQRVGVSAAPLAYNGAAAVFNGSTPAFNGTNLSAFGARPATAFAPGFPQASPPPLLPSPGAPASPVPLLGAPAAPQTTVYVYNVGEDTEELALWQLFGPYGAIDSIKVIKDPETKKNKGFAFVNMREYDEAAMAIQALNGYTLNGQVLSVSFKTQKRSN; encoded by the exons ATGATAAAAAACGATATGAACATGGAGAATGGCGGCGGCGACGCTAATTCCAATGTGTCACCCACCAAACTTATGGTAAACTATATTCCAGAATTGATGACGCGAGATATGATGTATGCCCTCTTCTCCGCCATGGGTAAAATAGAAAGCTGTAAATTAATAGCAAATAGAGGATACGGATTCGTAGAGTACGAGAAACACGAGGACGCCGAGAAGGCGCGAGCCGCATTCAACGGCCTGTTGATGCAGGGCAAGACATTAAAGGTGTCCTTCGCGCTTCTGAACCCCGAGAACAAGGTCAGCCACAAACCGGACACAGAGTCGaatctttatataagtaatcTACCTCCAGACATGACACTAGAGCGGTTAAACATGTTATTCGGTCAGTTCGGAAACATAACTAACAGTCGGGTGTCACAAGGTATCGGATTCGTGTGCTACGAGACGCGGCAGCAGGCTGAGGACGCGATAACGCACATGAACGGTCAGTCACCGATTCCTGGCGCGGGCGCCATCGTGGTGAAGTTCGCCAACAAACCCAGCGCCAACAAGAACGCCCCGCGGCCCATTCAGAGGGTTGGCGTGAGCGCGGCGCCGCTGGCCTACAACGGGGCGGCGGCCGTGTTCAACGGTTCCACGCCGGCCTTCAACGGCACCAACCTGAGCGCGTTCGGAGCGCGGCCCGCCACCGCGTTCGCACCCGGCTTCCCGCAGGCGTCGCCGCCGCCTCTGCTGCCGTCCCCGG GCGCCCCGGCCAGTCCGGTGCCGCTGCTGGGCGCCCCGGCCGCCCCTCAGACCACGGTGTACGTTTACAACGTGGGCGAGGATACCGAGGAACTGGCGCTCTGGCAACTGTTCGGTCCCTACGGTGCCATAGACTCCATTAAAGTGATCAAGGATCCCGAGACGAAGAAAAATAAGGGGTTCGCGTTCGTTAACATGCGGGAGTACGACGAGGCCGCTATGGCCATCCAAGCTCTGAACGGATACACGCTCAACGGCCAGGTCCTCTCGGTTAGCTTTAAGACTCAGAAGAGAAGTAATTAG
- the LOC116770835 gene encoding large ribosomal subunit protein bL33m, with amino-acid sequence MFLTNVLLKKTKSKYIMVLMESMVSGHKFNKIRERLADKLEVIRFDPYIQAESLYKEKKKIRSLK; translated from the exons ATGTTCTTGactaatgttttattgaaaaaaactaaaagcaA GTATATAATGGTATTGATGGAGAGCATGGTTTCTGGAcacaaatttaacaaaataagagAACGATTGGCTGATAAATTGGAAGTTATACGTTTTGATCCTTACA TTCAAGcagaaagtttatataaagaaaagaagaaaatacGAAGTCTGAAGTAA
- the LOC116770497 gene encoding 1-phosphatidylinositol 4,5-bisphosphate phosphodiesterase isoform X1, translating into MTKKFEFNWQIPVPEPLLQGATFDRWTEEKDNTELEQNCLFKVDEYGFFIYWKSEGKDGDVIELCQVSDVRSGGVPKDVKLNNNLEKKHGNNLEEKSLTICSGTDYININYQHIVCPDANTATVWLQGLRKITHNVKANNVCPMTCLKKHWMRLSFLTDPKGKVPVKVVARTFASGKTEKLVYQCLSELGLPSGKNEAMEKEAFTFDKFYALYHKICPRNDIEELFRSITQGKSERINLEQFVNFLNEKQRDPRLNEILYPLYDDKRALEIITDYEQNDEAKSDKCLTKDGLIRYLMSDENAPVFLDRLDFYMEMDQPLSHYYINSSHNTYLSGRQFGGKSSVEMYRQVLLAGCRCVELDCWDGKGEDEEPIITHGMAMCTDILFKDVIYALRDTAFVTSDYPIILSFENHCCKAQQYKLAKYCDEILGDLLLKEPLPDYPLEPGQPLPPPSMLKRKIMIKNKRLKAEVEKQELELFRQGQFVIEDEVKEDASAPMPEKKPEEIVAEAAAAGDDAPPPVQYTGSTTNVHPWLSSMVNYAQPIKFISFEEAEKRNIHHNMSSFAETTGMNYLKSQAIDFVNYNKRQMSRIYPKGTRADSSNYMPQVFWNAGCQMVSLNFQTSDLPMQLNQGKFEYNGNCGYLLKPDFMRRADRSFDPFADAPVDGVIAAQCAVQVIAGQFLSDKKVGTYVEVDMYGLPTDTIRKEFRTRMVPANGLNPVYNEEPFLFRKVVLPDLAVLRFGVYDENGKLLGQRILPLDGLQAGYRHISLRTEANFPMSLPMLFCNIELKIYVPDGFEDFMAALSDPRAFMGAAAQRTDNMKQMGIEESGPEKKPAQEEKKEEPLVFEPITVETLRQEKGFIKTGRKQQKDLEAMKKRHSKEKMALQKQQCAALEKLIKGKNREQLSSDATFRTAVGEQAGVWGELVRRQRAERSAAATVRLQEQRELLKRIAEQAQQAQIKQLEAKHERELKEMNTRQAKISVETSKEVANDKTLKTKQEKDRRLREKKQNNTKKFMDERKTQTIKQNREKDKLKASHDKQMEELNKDIDNLIEMYKMEATEFEMASKTEFFA; encoded by the exons GATGGCGACGTCATTGAATTGTGTCAAGTTAGTGACGTCAGATCCGGGGGTGTGCCAAAG GATGtgaaattaaacaacaatttaGAAAAGAAGCACGGAAATAACTTAGAAGAGAAATCACTGACAATATGCAGCGGGACAgactatataaacataaactaTCAGCATATAGTATGCCCCGACGCCAACACTGCCAcg GTTTGGTTGCAAGGATTAAGAAAGATAACACACAATGTAAAAGCAAACAACGTCTGTCCGATGACGTGTCTCAAGAAACA TTGGATGCGTTTGTCGTTCCTAACTGATCCAAAGGGCAAGGTTCCCGTTAAGGTGGTGGCGCGTACATTCGCGTCTGGTAAAACTGAAAAGTTGGTCTACCAATGCCTGTCCGAATTGGGCTTGCCGTCGGGCAAAAACGAGGCAATGGAAAAGGAAGCTTTCACTTTCGATAAATTTTACGCTCTATATCACAAGATCTGTCCGAGGAATGACATAGAAGAACTGTTTAGATCTAT tacTCAAGGTAAATCGGAACGAATCAATTTGGAGCAGTTCGTGAATTTCTTGAACGAGAAGCAACGCGACCCTCGTCTCAACGAAATCCTGTACCCGCTGTATGATGATAAGAGAGCCCTGGAAATCATCACCGATTATGAACAGAATGATGAAGCCAAGAgtgata AATGTCTCACCAAAGATGGTCTCATCCGCTACCTCATGTCCGATGAAAACGCTCCAGTGTTTCTGGATCGTTTAGACTTCTATATGGAGATGGATCAGCCTTTGTCTCATTACTATATCAACTCCTCACACAACACTTATTTATCTGGAAGACAGTTCGGAGGGAAAAGCTCCGTTGAGATGTATAGACAGGTCCTTCTAGCGGGATGCAG ATGCGTGGAATTGGATTGTTGGGACGGTAAAGGGGAAGACGAGGAACCCATTATAACTCACGGCATGGCTATGTGTACGGATATTTTGTTCAAAGACGTTATTTACGCGCTCCGCGACACGGCCTTCGTGACGTCAGACTATCCGATCATACTCTCCTTCGAAAACCACTGCTGCAAGGCCCAGCAGTACAAACTGGCGAAGTACTGCGACGAGATCCTCGGCGACCTCCTGCTCAAAGAACCTCTACCTGACTATCCG TTAGAGCCCGGCCAGCCTCTGCCTCCGCCGTCGATGTTAAAACGCAAGATCATGATAAAGAACAAACGTCTGAAAGCTGAAGTTGAGAAACAAGAACTGGAACTGTTCAGACAGGGACAGTTCGTTATTGAGGATGAGGTGAAGGAAGACGCCTCCGCGCCCATGCCCGAGAAAAAG CCTGAAGAGATAGTAGCGGAGGCTGCGGCGGCCGGGGACGACGCCCCTCCCCCGGTACAGTACACGGGCTCTACGACCAACGTACATCCCTGGCTGTCCTCGATGGTGAACTACGCCCAACCCATCAAGTTCATCAGCTTCGAGGAAGCCGAGA AACGCAACATCCATCACAACATGTCCTCATTCGCGGAGACCACAGGCATGAACTACCTCAAGTCCCAGGCCATAGACTTCGTGAACTACAACAAACGACAGATGTCCAGGATATATCCCAAGGGAACTAGGGCTGATTCCTCCAACTACATGCCTCAG GTGTTCTGGAACGCGGGCTGCCAGATGGTGTCCCTGAACTTCCAGACGTCCGACCTGCCGATGCAGCTCAACCAGGGCAAGTTCGAGTACAACGGAAACTGTGGATATCTCCTCAAACCTGACTTCATGAGACGCGCCGACAGGAGTTTCGATCCCTTCGCCGATGCGCCAGTAGATGGTGTCATTGCTGCACAGTGTGCTGTACAG GTAATAGCCGGACAGTTCTTGTCAGATAAGAAGGTCGGTACTTACGTGGAAGTGGACATGTACGGCCTCCCGACAGACACTATACGTAAAGAGTTCCGCACACGCATGGTCCCCGCCAACGGACTCAACCCGGTCTATAACGAGGAACCCTTCCTCTTCAGAAAG GTGGTACTTCCAGATCTTGCAGTACTACGTTTTGGCGTGTACGATGAGAACGGCAAACTGCTGGGTCAGAGGATCCTCCCGTTGGACGGCCTCCAGGCGGGCTACAGACACATCTCGCTGAGGACCGAAGCCAACTTCCCTATGTCACTGCCCATGCTGTTCTGTAACATAGAACTTAAAATCTACGTTCCTGACGGGTTCGAGG ATTTTATGGCGGCGCTGTCCGACCCTCGGGCGTTCATGGGGGCGGCGGCGCAGAGGACGGACAACATGAAGCAGATGGGCATCGAGGAGAGTGGACCGGAGAAGAAACCCGCGCAGGAGGAAAAGAAAGAAG AACCTCTGGTGTTCGAGCCGATCACAGTGGAAACCCTCCGCCAGGAGAAGGGCTTCATCAAAACCGGCCGCAAACAACAGAAAGACCTGGAGGCGATGAAGAAGAGACACTCCAAAGAAAAAATGGCGCTACAGAAACAACAGTGTGCCGCGTTAGAGAAACTCATCAAGGGCAAAAA TCGTGAACAGCTGAGCAGCGACGCAACGTTCCGCACAGCCGTGGGTGAACAGGCCGGGGTTTGGGGCGAGCTGGTGAGGAGGCAGCGGGCCGAGAGGAGCGCCGCAGCCACCGTCCGCCTCCAGGAACAGAGGGAGCTGCTCAAGAGGATCGCGGAACAGGCGCAGCAGGCACAGATCAAACAGCTTGAAGCCAAGCACGAGAG AGAACTGAAAGAAATGAACACTCGCCAGGCGAAGATCAGTGTGGAGACCAGCAAGGAAGTAGCCAACGACAAGACGCTGAAGACCAAACAGGAGAAAGACAGGAGACTGCGAGAGAAGAAACAGAACAACACTAAGAAGTTCATGGACGAACGGAAG acgcaaacaataaaacaaaaccgcGAAAAAGACAAGCTGAAGGCGTCCCACGACAAGCAAATGGAGGAACTCAACAAGGATATTGATAAC CTGATAGAAATGTACAAAATGGAGGCGACCGAGTTCGAGATGGCGAGTAAAACCGAATTCTTTGCATGA